The following coding sequences are from one Candidatus Thermoplasmatota archaeon window:
- a CDS encoding helix-turn-helix domain-containing protein encodes MEKSAAPDPLDSAQRQMLLRIIQRKPGLMMSELHDLFPYSWGALYHHLKVLTEAGLVEVGKDGNRREVFPIVRGKRVPAQTEKRERLPRIYGKTKIVAEYILTRPGCDMREILENLDVDRRLAYLHVERFVREGWVTSDSETRYRGLKPTPEFYRVLGLAIAARKE; translated from the coding sequence ATGGAGAAGTCGGCCGCCCCCGACCCGCTGGATTCCGCGCAGCGCCAGATGCTGCTCCGGATCATCCAGCGCAAGCCCGGCCTCATGATGTCGGAGCTGCACGACCTCTTCCCTTACTCATGGGGCGCGCTCTACCACCACCTGAAGGTGCTGACGGAAGCGGGCCTCGTCGAAGTCGGCAAGGACGGCAATCGGCGCGAGGTCTTCCCCATCGTCCGCGGAAAGCGGGTTCCGGCCCAGACCGAGAAGCGCGAGAGGCTTCCCCGGATCTACGGGAAGACGAAGATCGTCGCCGAATACATCCTCACCCGGCCCGGTTGCGACATGCGCGAGATCCTCGAGAACCTCGACGTCGACCGTCGCCTCGCCTATCTCCACGTGGAGCGCTTCGTTCGCGAGGGATGGGTCACGAGCGATTCGGAGACCCGTTATCGCGGCCTGAAACCGACGCCTGAATTCTACCGCGTCCTCGGCCTCGCGATCGCCGCGCGAAAAGAGTGA